Below is a genomic region from Micropterus dolomieu isolate WLL.071019.BEF.003 ecotype Adirondacks unplaced genomic scaffold, ASM2129224v1 contig_13739, whole genome shotgun sequence.
ACACTGCTTTGTTAACTTTATTACTGAATAGCTCACATTCTGTCTATACTGCAAAcagaaactgtaaaaatacataagACAAGGAACtttaacaataacaacacaagAAATTATGTTACATGATTTCTTCAGCTCTaagtatgtttgtttttgcagtgtacaGTGCAGTCATTCTGACCCATTACATGTGTTaaccaaatgtttcaaaataagtAATTTCACCTACAGATGAAAATGATTTTATAGCACAACCTACCACAGACCACAATGCAGGGTGTCCAGGGTCAATGTTTCccacacattcatttatttgtggcagcccgccacaatatcaacgctgaccacTACAGATTgattttcgttttttttttactaagcctatttaaaattgtatttcattGCAGAGTGCCATAGCGCATTTGCTCAGCACTtcctctcgctcgtccctctctctctctcactcacccatcactctctcactctctctccctcatggaacacgctgcacaaatctgtccaacacaacactgtcaatgtCTGAGACCCAGGTTAAAAGTTATTAGCCAGAATGCAAGGAGCCTAGCTattaaggagagctaagttaacgttAAAATGCAGCTGGATTTTCGAGGCTAGCACACTGTATATAGGTGCGTACCTTCAGATCTATGCATTGCTTCTTACAATTATCATCACCACATACAAGAGTCTTTGTGAAACAGGGCAGTTGTGGGAACGATGGACATGAGCTTTTAAGGCAGTGTACTTTGTTAATTTTTGCTTGCAGTCTGAAAAGCAACATGGATAGTAACTGCCTCATGTCTATGTAGAAGCTGATGACCAACATAGCTTTTAATAGTTTTCAGGGACATACCACATGAGCGGCAAGTAAACTTTGGCGTAAAATATGCCATTGTAGCCAAATATTAGACAATCTCTTGACTACGTTATCCTGCATACAAGGAATTTATATTCATGGATTTCAGTCACGTGACTATTTTGTTGTGGCCGCCATCTTTAGGACCGCTGCGCAGCCCCTCCTTCGTTAGAATGAATGATGTCGCACACTAAAATAGCTCACCTCACCACCGACGAAAAGCAACGGTATTTGAAGAAGGTTGGTACGTTAGGTTTCGATCCATATCTACTGTCCAGTGAACTGCTGACTCCACTAAAGTCTAGCAAAAACCTGCCAAATTTGACGTTTgctgatatttacatttacctcGTCCACAATCCATCTCCATACACCGGGGAAGCCCTCAAGGCGTTTAAAAGCACCGAAGCCTACCGCTACTTCACCTCAGGATGGGTTAATGATCCCAAAATTCATCATCTGGAGATGAAGAAAATGTTCTTGATCACAGGAAGGGTAAGTGGCAGTGTTTTATTCAAGTGATATTAACATTAACGTTATTCAAGCAAATAGCAACATAACATAAATCAACCACTACTGTAAATATAGCTTTTGCTAGATGTCTAGAATAACATTATgtcattttaaactacatgtttTAATCTAGCTAGCTAACATGTAGTTTGTTAACTTCTGGTTAAAATTTGCAGGTGAAGCATTCACAAAGCCTCAGTGTAACCCCAACACACCCCTGGATCACAGTACAGGATGATGGGACTGTTTTAATGGCTCATTGTACCTGTAAGGCAGGTTTAGGAGAGGTATGCTCACATGCATCAGCTCTGCTGTATTGTGTGTTGGCTGCTGTTGATATCAGGGACGGGCAGGCTTGCACCCAGAAGCCCTGTGCATGGGCACAGCCAAGTACGGCGTCTGTCAGAGATGTCCAATATGCAGAGATCCAAAACATCAATTTCTGTCATAACCGAGAGCCCCGTCATGTTCAAGGCCCTGGTTTTCCTGATATTAGACCATCAGATGAAGAGTGCAGGATGTTTTTTGAGATGCTTCATCAGAGTGAGAAGCAAGAGTCTAAGCCAAAGAAAAGTGCCATCCTTTCTGTCATTGAGGGCCACTCCCACAGGTACACAGTGgtgaaatgtaattaaatacatCCAATAACATGATGTATACTTTAATGAAGTATATTGAGGCTTATACTTTTTATTCCTTGGTCTAAGTTTCACGTCACAGCATATTTTTGCTTAAGTCAAATATCTGGGCACATCTTCCACCACTGTAGGTACACGCCAAAGGTGATGCAGCTGGACTTGCCCACTCCTTTGTCAACCTTATATTCAAGCACCTGGCTAGAGGTAGACCTGCCCACACTACTGGTTGAGACTTCCAAGGTCTTTGATAACCTACATCTGACACAGCAACAGgtaaatattataaaaacagGTTGGTGTTAATATTTCCATTTGTCAATCTCTTCAGTTGAAAATCAAAGTAATCACTAGTAAAATTATTTCTGCCTGTGAAGTTGAAATTCATGACAAGTCAACTAACTAATGAACAAACTAACTTTTCCAGTGTTTGGTAGTTGAGGAGGAGACCAGGGAGCAGAGTAAAAGTAGGGTATGGTTTGATCAGAGGGCAGGAAGAGTTACAGCGTCGGTATTCTGCGAGGCAGCCAAAGCAAACAAACCCGTGTCCTTGATCAAAAGGATTTGCTATCCGCTCTCTTCTCAGTTTTCCACTGAGGCAACAAGGGGCGTAGAGTAAAGCACAATTAAACATGCAGGTTGGATTTGTGTAGCCATGATGTAACCAGGTTAGCTATTCAAGTCAATGAGAAGAATCAGATTACAAGCAAATTATAAGCAAAGGCATTTATGAGTGGTCAGAGTGCAACACATTTAGGTAAA
It encodes:
- the LOC123966574 gene encoding uncharacterized protein LOC123966574, whose translation is MSHTKIAHLTTDEKQRYLKKVGTLGFDPYLLSSELLTPLKSSKNLPNLTFADIYIYLVHNPSPYTGEALKAFKSTEAYRYFTSGWVNDPKIHHLEMKKMFLITGRVKHSQSLSVTPTHPWITVQDDGTVLMAHCTCKAGLGEVCSHASALLYCVLAAVDIRDGQACTQKPCAWAQPSTASVRDVQYAEIQNINFCHNREPRHVQGPGFPDIRPSDEECRMFFEMLHQSEKQESKPKKSAILSVIEGHSHRYTPKVMQLDLPTPLSTLYSSTWLEVDLPTLLVETSKVFDNLHLTQQQMGSSE